Part of the Solwaraspora sp. WMMA2065 genome is shown below.
GCCCGCCGGTTGACCGTCGAGGGGACGACATGCTGCTCTGCATCGACATCGGTAACACCAACACGGTGCTGGCCACGTTCAACGGGGACAAGCTGGTGCACTCGTGGCGGATCAAGACCGACGCCCGGTCAACCGCCGACGAGCTCGGCCTGATGTTCCGCGGGCTGCTCGCCGGGGATGCTGTGGAACTCACCGGGGTGGCCGCCTGCTCGACCGTACCGGCGGCGCTGCGCTCGCTGCGGACCATGCTCGGCCGCTACTACGGCGACATTCCCAGCGTGATCGTGGAGCCCGGGGTGCGGACCGGGGTGCAGCTGGCGATCGACAACCCCAAGGAGGTCGGATCGGACCGGGTGGTCAACACCCTCGCCGCGCACACCTTGTACGGTGGCCCGTCGATCGTCGTCGACTTCGGCACCACCACCAACTTCGACGTGATCAGCGCCCGGGGTGAGTTCCTCGGCGGGGCGTTCGCTCCCGGCATCGAGATATCCTTCGACGCGTTGTCGGCCCGCGCCGCCCAGCTGCGCAAGGTCGAGCCGACCCGGCCCCGGTCGGTGATTGGCAAGAACACCGTAGAGTGCCTGCAGTCCGGCATGTACTTCGGTTTCGCCGGCCAGGTGGACCGCATCGTGGAGCGGATGGCGGCGGAGTTGGGGCAGCTCAGCGCAGTTATCGCGACGGGCGGACTGGCCCCGGTGGTGATCGGTGAGTGCCGCACCATCACCCACCACGAACCGATGATCACCCTTATCGGCCTGCGGATGGTG
Proteins encoded:
- a CDS encoding type III pantothenate kinase translates to MLLCIDIGNTNTVLATFNGDKLVHSWRIKTDARSTADELGLMFRGLLAGDAVELTGVAACSTVPAALRSLRTMLGRYYGDIPSVIVEPGVRTGVQLAIDNPKEVGSDRVVNTLAAHTLYGGPSIVVDFGTTTNFDVISARGEFLGGAFAPGIEISFDALSARAAQLRKVEPTRPRSVIGKNTVECLQSGMYFGFAGQVDRIVERMAAELGQLSAVIATGGLAPVVIGECRTITHHEPMITLIGLRMVYERNT